The Fulvivirga maritima genome segment GTGAAAATGAGGAGGCTACATTAGGAGGCTCATTTTCAGGAGCCACTACTTCAGTAACTTGGACTGGCGGAGCTGGTACTTTTTCTGATATTAATGATCCATTATCAACCTATGAACCGTCTCAGGCTGAGATTGATGCAGGATCTGTTACGCTTACTTTGCAAAGTAATGATCCGGATGGTGTAGGCCCATGCGACGTAATATCTGATCAGGTAACTATAACTATTCATCATTTGCCAGAAGTGGCTCTTACCGGGTTAAATTCTAATTACGCAGAGAATGATCCTGTGGTAATCATGGAAGGTTTTCCTTCAGGCGGTACTTATACAGGAGATGGGGTGAATGCAGGTACAAATGAATTTCATCCTGAAAATGCTTTGGTTGGTGCCAATAACCCTAACGAGGTGGTTTATTCTTATACTGACAGGTTTGGATGCTTAAATAGAGATACTGTGCAAGTGGTTGTATATCCAGCAACTGAAATCAACTTTAGTATAGAAGATGCCGCTCAGGATGCTGATGGAAGGTATGAAGTCTGCGCTAATAGTGGTAATTGGCTATTAAACGGGACACCGAGCGATATAACTGGCTTAGCTCCAACCCACTTTACAAGTGATAATAGTGATCTTATAACACAGTCTGGTGGATTTTATTATCTCGTTACTGATAATTTGGTTTCAGATACTTATACTATAACTTACACTTATACCAACTCAGATAATGTTACTTCTGTAATTCAGAGAGATGTAAAAATCTTACCGACTCAGGAAGTTAATTTCACAGTAAGTACTTCTTGTATAGAGGATACTTTTGAGTTTGAAGATGATTCATTTATTCCTGATTCACCATTCCCGAGTAATGTTTCCAGGTGGCAATGGAATTTTGGAGACGGGAGTGCGACTGCTGCGGAAGAAGATCCAAGTCATAATTATGCTGCCCCTGGTATATATAACGTAACGCTTACATCTGAAAATGATCTTGGTTGTGCTGCTTCTATAACCAAAGAGGTAAGAGTGGGAGAGAAGCCTGACGCAGCTTTTATCTGGTCTTCGATTTGTAGCAACGATGCTACTCAGTTTACTGACATGACCGGAGCCTTGAATATTAGTTCTTATTCGGTCTATGTATGGAATTTTGGGGATGGTCATAGCATTTCAGGAGTACCTTCTGATAATATTCCTGCAGGTACTAATGATGGAAAAACTTCTGGCACCTATAAAAACCCTTCTCATCAGTATGATGAAATAGGTAATTTCACGGTTTCTCTTACTGTAACTACTAATGATGGATGTGGAGATGTAGAGATTCAGACGGTGTATATATTACCTTTTAATACCGTAACTCCAGATGCTGAAAATGCTTACTTTGAAGATTTTGAGGAAAGTGCAGGTGGCTGGGTGGCAAGCTCTAATCAGGTGATACAGAGTGATACTTCTTGGGTACGTGGCGTAGCTAATGGAGAGGTAATAAACTCCGAGGGAAATATTGTTTGGTGGACAGGTGATAATGATAGCTCTTATTTTAATAATGAAGATTCTTATCTCAACGGACCATGCTTTGATTTGTCATTGCTAGATAGGCCAATGATTTCTTTAGATGTATGGTATGATTTACAAGATGGCTTTGATGGCGTAGTTTTGCAATATAGTACTGATCAAGGAACTAGCTGGGCAAATGTTGGGGATATAAATCAGGGCATCAATTGGTATAACCAGCAGGGTATTATTAGTAGCCCTGGAGATACTCAGGATAGAAATAATCTGAGTGACTTTAATGTAGGAGATAAGGGCTGGACTGGCAGTTCTGATGGCTGGCTTACAGCTCGTTTTACGCTAGACGAAATTCCTGTAAGTGAAAGAAATTTGGTGAGATTCAGATTAGCCTTTGCTAGTGATGCTAATAACCCTTTAGGAACTAAGTTAAATGGTTTTGCCTTTGATAATATTTATGTTGGCAATAAATCAAAACAAGTGCTAATAGAGCATTTTGTGGATACTGAAGTAGATATTAGTAATCAGGCAATAGATCATTTTCAGATGCTTGCTGAAGAGGAGATGAATGAAAGCGGCAGACTTGACTTTATTATGCTTGAATATCATATAGCTGATTCTGGAGAAGATCCACTTAATGCCGATAATCAGGGTGACCCTAGCGCCAGATCCATTTATTATGGAGTATCTCAAGCACCTACAGCCGTATTAGATGGTAATGAATTTATAGGCAATCCATTTGAAATAGACCAGGTAAACATAGAAAGAAGGGCTCTAATGCAGCCTATGTTTGATATTGAAGTAGAATCTCTGGAAAGTGGTCCTACCTCTTTAGAAGCAGAAGTGACAATAACCGCCCTCAAAGAACTCTCAGAAGATGTTATAGTACACCTGGCAGTTGTTGAAAATGATATTAACATAGATGGTAGGGTGTATGGAAATGTACTTAAGAAGCTAATGTTTGGAGGAGAAGGAAATAACCTTATGATAGATTGGGTAAACGGCACTTCTCAGGTACTACAAGCACAATGGGAAGTAAATACCACTTTATACGATAATGAAAAGCTTTATTATGTAGCTTTTGTTCAAAACCGAATGACTCAGGAAGTGTACGGCGCTGTGCGAGTAAAAGCTCCGGCCAAAGAGCAGGCTGATGTAACAGCTATTGACGAACCTGAAATTTTCCAGGCTACTGAATTTAATATTTACCCTAATCCGGCCTCAGAGCGCTTATATTTTGATCTGCCACAGTTTAATAATGAAATGGGGTGGAAGATAGTGGATCAAAGAGGAGTACAGATGGATACTGGCTTTTTTAATAATGAAACTGACCATGAAGTGGATATTTCAGGTCTTTCTAATGGCATTTATTACGTTATTGTTTCTTCTCAGGACAAACCGTTGATTTATAAGAAAATTGCCATCATGAATAAAAAATAAAAGGGACTTACCATTGGTATGGTAGTCCCTTCTACAATCATTTAAGCCAACAATGATTATTTAAGTATCTTCTTAACAGCCTGCGCTATATCGTACATTATCATATTGTTGAAATAGGCAGGAGTCAGTCTGTTTTTTACCAGATCATTTGAGATATTCACAGAACTTATACCTTCATAGTAAGCAGGTGTATGTCCTACTGAATTATGCAGAATTAAGCTAGGTTGTAGTTTGTCGTATAGCCTGGTTTCTTCAAAACTGAAAAAATTGAATACTCTGCAATTTGTAACTCTTTCCAAAGTAAGACTGAATATGTTTCTGTCATAGCTTTGGGAGTCAATCAAAAATATCACGTTATCATTCCTCTTCATAAGCTTTCTCCTTTGCATAAGCGTTTTCCAATCTTATGCCAAGGGAGAAATGTGCTTTAAATAGCTAAAATGAAGGTTTTCTGATTGATCCTTAATCCCATTATGGGATTAAGGATTGTTTTTGGGATTAACTTAAGGTGGTTTGAAGCTCTTTTCGTAGTTCTTTGTAGGCTACCTGACATTTTTCTGATAGCTCATCTACTAAGGTAGGGATCAGATCAGTATGATAATTATCCTTACCGTATACCTCAATATTTTTGATTAATGGCTTCAGGCTTTCAATACCCATAAAAGTAATTGAAGGCTTTATCTTATGCGCAAGGTTACCCACTTTAAACCATTCAGCTTTGTTGATCCACTTTTGCATTTCATTAATGGTTGGTGGTGTATTCATTAAGAAGGTTTCAATCATATCTCGCATAAATGTTTTGTCACCATCACAAATGCTCTTTAGGTAAGTGAGGTCAGTGATGCGCGCAGGCGTAGGCAGTTTATGAGTATTAGAATTCTTCTTACTAATGAATTTACTGATTGACTTATATAAGTCCTGAGGCTGAAAAGGCTTTGGTAGGTAGTCATTCATACCTACTTCAAGGCATTTTTCGCTATCTCCTTTTATGGCATTCGCTGTTAAGGCAATAATAGGAATTTGCTTTTTGCCATCAGGCATGGTTTTTCTTATGCTCTTAGTGGCTTCATAGCCATCCATAATGGGCATTTGAATATCCATAAGGATCAGGTCATAATCATTGCTTCTGAGCTTCTCTAAGGCTATGTAACCATTTTCGGCACCATCTACCTCACATTCCCATTTCTTAAGGATGTTAAGTGCGTATAGGCGGTTAATGTCATTATCCTCTACCAAAAGAACTTTGACTCCCTTAAATGAATATTTAGGCGTTTCTTTTACCTTAGATGATGGCTGAACCAAATCCTGTATTTTCCCAGATTCATAAGGGATTACAAAAGTAAAAGTGGTGCCTTTATTTTCTTCACTCGTTACTTCAATGATTCCATTTTGTAGTTCTATGAGTTGCTTTACAATGGAAAGACCTAGTCCAGTGCCTCCATAGCGCCTGGTTACACTTTCATCTGCCTGGGTGAAGCTTTCAAATATATTTTGTACTTTTTCTTCAGAAATACCCACTCCAGTATCGGATATGCTGAACCGGATATAATGAATTTTTTCTTCCTTTTTCTCTAACGATACCTGGATAGTAATTTCCCCAATGTGAGTGAACTTTATGGCATTACTGATCAGGTTAATCAATATTTGATTAAGCCTGACAGGATCGCCCAGCAGAACGGTGTCTGCTTCTGGCTGAATATCATATTTTAAATCAATGCCTTTTTCCTTCGATTGGAAAAGGAAAGTGTCTACTACTGCACCTAATTGGTATTTTATATTGAAACCAATTTTTTCAAACCTCAGCTTACCCGATTCGATGACTGAAAGATCAAGGATATCATTTATAATTACCTTTAGACTTTCTGTGGAGTTTTTAATGGCATTAAGGTATTTTACCCTGTCATCTTCTACAGTAGCTTCAAAGAGCAGGTTTACCATACCAGCTATACCATTAATAGGAGTCCGGATTTCATGGCTCATATTCGCTAAAAACTGCTCTTTAGCTTTTTGAGCTCTAAGCAGTTCTTCGGCATCTTTTTTTCTTTGAGAGATATCTCTACAGTCTAGTATTAGACCTTCTATACCTTCTTTATGGTGGAGGTTAATAGAGTTAAACTCCAGATATTTATAATTGGCATCTTTGCATAAAAACCTGAATTCGATATTAGAATCATAGGGTTTTTTAATGCTCTTTTCAAATTCTTCTCTGACCTTTTTTACACTTCCTGGTTCCAGGTAATCAAAGAAGATTTTACCTCTAAGGCTGTCAGGAGCATGGCCCAGCGTTTCTTCTACAGAAGGGTTGTGGTACAAAATGAGCCCGTCATAGTCTACTATAAATATTATATCAGATCCATCTTCTACCACCGCCTTATAAAAGGCGCCACTTTCTATGTATTTTTCGAGTAATTTACCCATGGGTTAAAGTGCCTCTTCCTCCATTTCTTTTAGGTATCTGTATATGGTTGATTTTCCAATATCTAGTTTGGCAGCCACCTGTAGTACGTTGTTATCATATTTATCCAGGTAGTACCTTATTATTTTGAAAGTATAATCCTTCAGAGTCATCTCCTCAAAAAGGAAGTTAGTTTCTTTAGAAACACTGTTGAAGTTGATGTCTTCGGCCGACACTTCCTGGTCATTAGCCATTACGGCTGCAAGCTCTATGATAGACCTCAGCTCACGAACGTTACCAGGGAAAGGGTAGTTGAGGAGCTTCTCCTGTGCTTCTGATGATAATTTTAAAGATGGAAGTCCATTATCTTTACCAAAACTCTGTAAGAAATACTTAGCCAGGATGATAACATCTTTACCACGATCTCTTAACGGTGGCAGGTGAATAGGCAAACCGAGGAGCCTGTAATAAAGGTCTTCTCTAAAATTACCTTTTTTAACCTCTTCAGCCAGGTCTCTGTGGGTGGCTACTATGAGCCTGATATCTAGTTTTATAACATCATTGCCACCAATACGACTAAGCTCTCGCTCTTGTATTACCCGTAGTAATTTAGCTTGTAAGCTCAGGTCCATTTCCCCAATTTCATCTAAGAAAATGGTGCCGCCTTCTGCCTCTTCAAATTTACCTATCCTGCGGGTGTTAGCACCTGTAAAAGCCCCTTTTTCATGACCAAACAATTCGCTTTCCATAAGCTCAGCCGGAATGGCAGCTATGTTTACTGCTACAAACTGCTTTTTCTTGCGCTTAGAGTTATAGTGTATGGCTTTGGCTACCAGTTCTTTACCGGTTCCGGTTTCTCCGGTTATAGAAACGGTTATGTTAGTTTTAACGGCCTTTTCCAGTAAAGAAAATACCTTTTTTAAAGCACTGCTATTACCAATTATGCTTTTGTCAAATTCATATTTCTCAGAGATCTCTTGTTTGAGGTGGTCTATCTCTTTGATTAATGAAATGTTCTGCCTGGCATTATTGATAGTGTTGAGCAGTCTGTTTTTGGTGTCCTCATCTTTAGTAATATAATCATAAGCCCCTAGTTTAAGCAGTTCTACTGCGGTACCTATTTTTTCCTGGGCGCTAATTATAACTACCTGAATGTTAGTGTCATAGGATTTTACCTCTTGTAATACTTTTTCTCCCGGCATGTCAGGCAATGAATAATCAAGCGTAACAATGGCTGGCTTCTGGTACAAGTTATCAAGGCATTCTTTACCTGTAGAAAAACTGGTTACTTCGAAGTCAGGATTTAAGCCGAGAACATATTGTAAAAATTTAGTATAAGCAGGATCATCTTCTACTACAAATATTTTCACCGGTTCCTGTTCGTACATATGTGTTGGTTATAGTTGGTTGCTAATATAAAAGTAAAGAAAAATCTTGTTAAGGAATAAAAAAAAAATGATCATAAAATTTCAGGTGTTTATCCCATATTCTAGTCAAAAGGCTTACTTTGCCTCTAAGTTATTGGGTTAATAATTAACCATACCACTATTAAAAGCATTAATAGGTAGAATCTAATTAAAAACTTTAAAATTATTGAGCTAAAAAATGATTGAAGAATTTAAAAATTTAAACTCAGAAGAAGCAGAGTTGATGTACAAAGCGCCATTGTTAGTATCTATACTAATAGCAGGAGCAGATGAGGAGATTGATAAAGCTGAGCTTAATGAAGCTGTGAGCCTTTCTAAATTGAAGAAGATTACGGCTCGTGAAGATTTGGATGAGTATTATGAAGTGGTGAGCAGCGATTTTGAAGAAAAAGTAGAAGCGCTAATTCATCAGTACCCAGAAAAAGTAGAGCAGCGTAATAAAGAAATCATTACTGAATTAGAAAAGCTCAATGATATTTTACCTAAGCTGGATAAAAAGTTTGCTTTGGAGTTTTATGAAAGTATAAAAGATATGGCCAAGAAAATAGCCGAATCATCAGGTGGTATTTTGGGCTATATGGCTGTGGGGTATGAAGAGTCTAAGCTTATAAAGCTCCCTATGATTAAAGATCCGGCGCAGTATTAAAATATGGCAGGAGAAAGAACGCTGATAGGCAGCGCCGTGGTGCCCATCCGGTTTGTATTTTTTATGTGGTTGGCGTTTACGGTGGAGTTTATGCTGGGCTTTCCGCTGAGTAATTATGGTATTCAACCCCGCACCATGGTGGGGTTGATCGGTATTATCTCCGCACCCTTATTGCATGGCGGCATAGTGCATATTTTATCGAACACTTTTCCTATGCTGTTTCTGGGTATGATACTCTTTTACTCTTACCATGGCATAGCGAATAAGGTGTTTTTGAGATGTTATTTCTTTACCAATGTACTGGTGTGGATTTTTGCCAGACCGGCAAATCATATAGGTGCCAGTGGAGTGGTTTACGGATTGGCCTCTTTCCTGATCTTTTACGGATTTTTCAGGAAGGACTTTAAATCGCTTTTTATATCACTTATAGTACTGGTGCTATATGGATCTATATTTTATGGAGTGCTACCCGTAAATACCTACATATCATGGGAGTCTCATTTGGCAGGCGCGGTAGTAGGTTTTTTTACCGCACGGCAGTATAAGAATGTAAGGGTATAAAAAAGCAGCTTCAATAACGAAGCTGCTTTTTTTTATGATATCAGATCAGCGGATTAAGGCTGAACTTTTACTTCAATAGTTATACTACCAGAATAAGTACCTTCTATAGAAGTAACTTTAATCAATCCTTTTTTACCATAGTCATCAACAAATGCTATAACATCATTAGTAGATAATTCATTTATTCGTTGTGCGCTTGACGTTGAAACACTTAAGTCATCTAAATCTGAAGAAACAGAAGGTGCATCAAAATCAACACTATTTGCTTCAGCAAAATAGAAATTGTTTAATTCCGATTGATCCACTCCAGTTAATGTAGCAATTGCTACAAGTGGAGTATTAGCATTATCATCG includes the following:
- a CDS encoding PAS domain-containing hybrid sensor histidine kinase/response regulator; the encoded protein is MGKLLEKYIESGAFYKAVVEDGSDIIFIVDYDGLILYHNPSVEETLGHAPDSLRGKIFFDYLEPGSVKKVREEFEKSIKKPYDSNIEFRFLCKDANYKYLEFNSINLHHKEGIEGLILDCRDISQRKKDAEELLRAQKAKEQFLANMSHEIRTPINGIAGMVNLLFEATVEDDRVKYLNAIKNSTESLKVIINDILDLSVIESGKLRFEKIGFNIKYQLGAVVDTFLFQSKEKGIDLKYDIQPEADTVLLGDPVRLNQILINLISNAIKFTHIGEITIQVSLEKKEEKIHYIRFSISDTGVGISEEKVQNIFESFTQADESVTRRYGGTGLGLSIVKQLIELQNGIIEVTSEENKGTTFTFVIPYESGKIQDLVQPSSKVKETPKYSFKGVKVLLVEDNDINRLYALNILKKWECEVDGAENGYIALEKLRSNDYDLILMDIQMPIMDGYEATKSIRKTMPDGKKQIPIIALTANAIKGDSEKCLEVGMNDYLPKPFQPQDLYKSISKFISKKNSNTHKLPTPARITDLTYLKSICDGDKTFMRDMIETFLMNTPPTINEMQKWINKAEWFKVGNLAHKIKPSITFMGIESLKPLIKNIEVYGKDNYHTDLIPTLVDELSEKCQVAYKELRKELQTTLS
- a CDS encoding sigma-54-dependent transcriptional regulator translates to MYEQEPVKIFVVEDDPAYTKFLQYVLGLNPDFEVTSFSTGKECLDNLYQKPAIVTLDYSLPDMPGEKVLQEVKSYDTNIQVVIISAQEKIGTAVELLKLGAYDYITKDEDTKNRLLNTINNARQNISLIKEIDHLKQEISEKYEFDKSIIGNSSALKKVFSLLEKAVKTNITVSITGETGTGKELVAKAIHYNSKRKKKQFVAVNIAAIPAELMESELFGHEKGAFTGANTRRIGKFEEAEGGTIFLDEIGEMDLSLQAKLLRVIQERELSRIGGNDVIKLDIRLIVATHRDLAEEVKKGNFREDLYYRLLGLPIHLPPLRDRGKDVIILAKYFLQSFGKDNGLPSLKLSSEAQEKLLNYPFPGNVRELRSIIELAAVMANDQEVSAEDINFNSVSKETNFLFEEMTLKDYTFKIIRYYLDKYDNNVLQVAAKLDIGKSTIYRYLKEMEEEAL
- a CDS encoding rhomboid family intramembrane serine protease, whose protein sequence is MAGERTLIGSAVVPIRFVFFMWLAFTVEFMLGFPLSNYGIQPRTMVGLIGIISAPLLHGGIVHILSNTFPMLFLGMILFYSYHGIANKVFLRCYFFTNVLVWIFARPANHIGASGVVYGLASFLIFYGFFRKDFKSLFISLIVLVLYGSIFYGVLPVNTYISWESHLAGAVVGFFTARQYKNVRV